The Besnoitia besnoiti strain Bb-Ger1 chromosome IV, whole genome shotgun sequence genome contains a region encoding:
- a CDS encoding hypothetical protein (encoded by transcript BESB_053210) — MHTNSAAPNPLASVEAFSTAAGVPSSAAQLGPASTLVYSPFRYHKQLPSADWRTAPPIAEGAGSSSADSHDPFQRPPRPSARITVASAPRAQGPEAASISGNASQTTRTEGTANASRQGSTSQGSSEGAGRENRMMGRAHPASAAPPSSGADGAASKPSRPRPRRTAAAAADAAISRLFAPAAVNAPRDPAGRFFSVAGRAPRAQPSAAARESRTPRQLVGVDSAKRARQESRNERCKKQRAAACASADAARLAQSAETDSSTEGGHSSVEQSSAAAPPPPAETADVPSAPAAAAAGAAVPPAAKGPEQLPPPAPSAQANLTRDSPHEKGVEHAPAPASSAQANSTQEAPSKPVETPAPQNPGQGVTEAPCEAPPAGTPGHAPERPASGGMDRLVEALTGVAAALREVDSSGSSLTATAPNRLPSFWGIFCMGWGQPPAGFPGPFLASPAYGGVAAACPPPVDYSAARASVHPGGSPAHVSAVRGDGPPAPPPSAAAAAPVRACPMPYVQAPALPSVLAPSMCQPAGLAPLGPEPYAPAVSLGPSVWSAGHPPATGIHPPESNHPNHPPATGIHPPETNHPNHPPATGIHPPESNHRGGKRTAHDMGAGEPSRGRRFAEEDIRLLPQTPRL; from the coding sequence atgcacacgaaCTCTGCCGCACCCAACCCGCTGGCGTCTGTTGAGGCCTTTTCGACGGCTGCCGGGGTGCCCTCGTCCGCGGCACAACTGGGACCGGCATCCACTCTGGTGTACTCGCCCTTTCGTTACCACAAGCAGTTGCCTTCTGCGGACTggaggacggcgccgcctatcgcggagggcgcaggaAGTTCGTCAGCCGATTCACATGATCCTTTccagcgaccgccgcgcccctctGCACGAATCACCGTGGCTTCGGCACCGCGAGCCCAGGGCCCGGAGGCAGCTTCGATCTCAGGCAACGCGTCCCAGACCACCCGGACCGAGGGCACCGCGAACGCCTCTCGCCAGGGCAGCACAAGTCAAGGCAGCTCCGAAGGCGCTGGACGCGAAAACCGGATGATGGGCCGAGCCCATCCCGcgtcagccgcgccgccctccagcggggcggacggcgcggcctcgaagccttcccgccctcgccctcgtcgaacggctgcagctgcggcagacgccgcgatTTCGCGGCTTTTCGCCCCGGCCGCGGTGAACGCGCCGCGAGACCCAGCCGGACGGTTTTTCAGTGTAGCGGGGCGAGCCCCGCGGGCAcagccctccgccgcggccagaGAAAGCAGAACGCCACGGCAGCTTGTGGGGGTGGACTCCGccaagcgcgcgcggcaggagtCGCGGAACGAGCGCTGCAAGAAGCAGCGggcagctgcgtgcgcaagtgcagacgctgcgcgtCTAGCCCAGAGTGCGGAGACAGACTCGTCCACCGAGGGGGGACATTCCAGCGTGGAGcagtcctccgcggcggctccccccccccctgccgaGACCGCAGACGTCCCcagcgctccagcagcggcagccgcaggcgcagcagtcCCACCAGCTGCCAAGGGCCCAGAGCAACTCCCCCCGCCGGCACCTTCCGCGCAGGCAAATCTCACCCGAGACTCACCACATGAGAAAGGCGTAGAGCACGCACCCGCGCCGGCATCCTCTGCGCAGGCAAATTCTACCCAAGAGGCTCCCTCGAAGCCAGTTGAGaccccggcgccgcagaatcCCGGACAGGGCGTCACGGAAGCCCCGTgtgaggcgccgccggcgggcacGCCAGGCCATGCTCCCGAGAGACCTGCCTCAGGCGGAATGGATCGTCTCGTAGAGGCGCTGACTGGTGTTGCAGCGGCTCTTCGAGAGGTGGATTCTTCAGGGAGCTCGTtgaccgcgaccgcgccgaaCAGGCTCCCCAGTTTCTGGGGTATCTTCTGCATGGGCTGggggcagccgccggcggggtTCCCCGGTCCCTTcctggcgtcgcctgcctaCGGAGgagtcgctgctgcctgcccGCCGCCGGTCGACTATTCGGCCGCGAGGGCTTCAGTCCACCCGGGCGGCTCCCCCGCGCATGTCTCAGCTGTGCGCGGAGATgggcctcctgcgccgccaccttcagctgccgctgctgcccctGTCCGGGCTTGCCCGATGCCGTATgtgcaggcgccggcgctgcctaGCGTCCTCGCGCCGAGCATGTGCCAGCCTGCAGGACTGGCGCCCTTGGGCCCGGAGCCCTACGCGCCCGCAGTCTCACTGGGGCCGAGCGTGTGGAGCGCGGGGCATCCGCCTGCGACAGGGATTCATCCGCCAGAGTCGAACCACCCTAACCATCCGCCTGCGACAGGGATTCATCCGCCAGAGACGAACCACCCTAACCATCCGCCTGCGACAGGGATTCATCCGCCAGAGTCGAACCACAGAGGCGGAAAGAGAACTGCGCACGACATGGGAGCGGGCGAaccctcgcgcggccggcgaTTCGCTGAAGAGGACATCCGTCTGCTACCGCAGACCCCGCGACTCTGA